The sequence GCTTTTCGGCCCACATCGCTTGCCGGAGTACACCGCGAGAAGAGCCTTGTGTTGCGCCTGGGCGAGCCGCGACTCGGCCCGGGTCGCAGCGGTGACTGCATGTACAGCACGGGCGGGCTTGGCAGTCTCCGTGTCTGGCGGCGCCTGCACCGTGAGGTCTTCCGGGGGTAGCGACTCGCGAAAGACAACCGCGTAAGTTCGCGCTGGGCAGATCATAGGAGCCGATCATCGCCTTGCCGGGTCGGTGCTCTTGCTCGCGGCGATCGCGGAAGCCCGGGTAGATCGGCGAACCAGTCGTCCCGGCTCCCGGACCGGGGTCGCGCGCAATGTGTCAAACCTCGCCACTTCGTCGCGGGCTTTGGTTACGTTGGCCAAGGAGCTGTGATTGTGAATCCGTCTCAGCAAGGGGTGCGGTAATGACAGATCAGTCCTTCAAGCCCAATGCGACCAAGGCCGAGCTTGCGATCTCGAAAGGCTGGGTTCAGGGCGTCGCCCTGGTCATGGTGTTCGGCTTCCTGGTGATGGGCGTGCTGGCCGCGCGCACCTATTCGGACTCGATGCCGCTGCCACAGCGGGTGGTCGGGCCGAACGGCCAGACCCTCTACACCGACCAGCAGATCACTTCAGGACAGCAGATCTTCCTGCGCCGTGGACTGCAGGAGTACGGCTCGGTGATGGGCCATGGCGGCTACCTCGGGCCGGACTACACCGCGGAGTACCTGCGGCTGTCAGCCGATCACGTCGGTGACGCATTGCGCGACTCCGGATCGCCGGACCCGACCGCCGCCGTCGTGGACATGATGCGAACCAACCGCTACGACAAATCAAAGGGGACTTTGCAGTTCACCGCCGAGCAGGTGCGCGCCTTCGAGCAGATACGCGCCTACTACGCCGACTTCTTCGGCACCGACTCCACAGAGCACGGGCTGATCCCGCAGATGATCACTGACCCGCAGGAAATCCATGACCTGACAGCGTTTTTCAGCTGGACTAGCTGGGCCAGCGCGGCCCAACGCGAGGGGCACAGCTACTCCTACACCAACAACTGGCCACCGGAAACGCGGGTCGATAACACGCCGACGGCCGACATCCTGGTCTGGTCGGCGATGTCGCTCATTGCCCTGCTCGCCGGGTTGGGCGCACTGTTCGCCCTCTACGGTCGGTGGAGCCGCAGGATCGGCTGGCACGCGGCCGAAACCCCGTCGCTGGCTTTCCGTCAACCGGGTGAGGTGGCGATCACGCCATCTCAGAAAGCAACGGCCTGGTTCTTCCTCGTCGTCGCCGTGCTGTTCCTCGGCCAGGCGGTGCTGGGCGGCGCGATCGAGCACTACCGTGCCGAGCTGAGCGACTTTTTCGGCTTCGATCTGGCCCGAATCCTGCCGTTCAATCTGGCACGCACCTGGCATGTGCAGCTGTCGCTGCTGTGGACAGCGGCATCCTTCCTCGCCGCCGGCATCTTCCTTGCCCCGATCATCTCCGGCCGCGAACCTCGGCGGCAGTCGTGGCTGACGTACGGGCTGCTCGGCGCACTGTTCGTCGTTGTGGCCGGCACGTTGGCGGGAACGGCATTGAGCACCTTTGGCGTCGACTGGGCGAAGGGCTCTATCTTCTTCGACCAGCAGTGGGAATATCTCGACCTGCCGAGGTTCTGGCAGATCCTGCTCGTCATCGGCCTGTTTCTGTGGATGGCGATTATCTACCGCTCGATACGATCCCGGTTGAAGACCGAGAGCAAGTTGAACATGCCCTGGCTGTTCTTCTATGCAGGCCTGGCCATCCCCGCGTTCTACGCGGTCGGCATGCTCGCCGGCACCCAGACGCACCTGACCGTCGCCGAGTTCTGGCGTTTCTGGGTGGTGCACTTGTGGGTCGAGGACTTCCTCGAACTGTTC is a genomic window of Mycobacterium sp. ITM-2016-00318 containing:
- a CDS encoding nitric-oxide reductase large subunit, with protein sequence MTDQSFKPNATKAELAISKGWVQGVALVMVFGFLVMGVLAARTYSDSMPLPQRVVGPNGQTLYTDQQITSGQQIFLRRGLQEYGSVMGHGGYLGPDYTAEYLRLSADHVGDALRDSGSPDPTAAVVDMMRTNRYDKSKGTLQFTAEQVRAFEQIRAYYADFFGTDSTEHGLIPQMITDPQEIHDLTAFFSWTSWASAAQREGHSYSYTNNWPPETRVDNTPTADILVWSAMSLIALLAGLGALFALYGRWSRRIGWHAAETPSLAFRQPGEVAITPSQKATAWFFLVVAVLFLGQAVLGGAIEHYRAELSDFFGFDLARILPFNLARTWHVQLSLLWTAASFLAAGIFLAPIISGREPRRQSWLTYGLLGALFVVVAGTLAGTALSTFGVDWAKGSIFFDQQWEYLDLPRFWQILLVIGLFLWMAIIYRSIRSRLKTESKLNMPWLFFYAGLAIPAFYAVGMLAGTQTHLTVAEFWRFWVVHLWVEDFLELFTTVMVAYIFVMLGVVRRRIAIQLIFLDIILYSVGGVIGTMHHLYFSGTPVEHMALGAFFSAMEVIPLTFLTIEAWTFLQLGSRQQSRSSAPFPHRWAVMFLVAVGFWNFVGAGIFGFLINLPIVSYYQIGTALTANHAHGAMMGVYGMLAVGLALFALRYIIPPRRWPDKLAKLSFWSLNIGLAWMVFATLLPLGVLQLWHSVNDGYYEARTLGYITQQGNVVLEWLRMPGDFLLILGGVLPFLWIAWLGVRYGIKATTHTLPAETLFVEEHAEAEEDRTGLAVTGGGRQSPYASDRRPAPDDSETRDNP